From Solanum lycopersicum chromosome 8, SLM_r2.1, the proteins below share one genomic window:
- the LOC101255518 gene encoding probable L-type lectin-domain containing receptor kinase S.7 — protein MLTGTAASGPQVFTYQKLSKATKGFSKDNLLGTGGFGSVYKGVFYDSATTVAVKQINVTSKQGWCYDGEKLLLVYEYMPNGSLDKYIGKIFLDWDTRFKILSGLESSLVYLHEECGNPIVYRDIKPNNVMLDTKYNAHLGDFGLARLLQNENFVTTMVAGTPGYLAPEVSYTGRATPESDVYSFGMVVLEVVCGRRSKGIMDENSLVDKCVPNKVGMTVVPNEKNDLVSMSPVTG, from the exons ATGCTAACAGGAACTGCAGCTAGTGGTCCACAGGTATTTACTTACCAGAAACTCTCCAAGGCTACTAAAGGCTTCAGCAAAGATAACTTATTGGGAACTGGAGGCTTTGGTAGTGTTTACAAGGGGGTGTTTTATGATTCTGCTACAACAGTAGCTGTTAAACAAATCAACGTGACATCTAAGCAAG GCTGGTGCTATGACGGAGAGAAACTCCTGTTAGTGTATGAGTACATGCCAAATGGAAGCCTTGATAAATACATCGGCAAGATTTTTCTTGATTGGGACACCAGATTCAAGATTCTATCAGGTCTAGAATCATCACTTGTGTATCTTCATGAAGAATGTGGTAATCCTATTGTATATCGAGACATTAAGCCGAACAATGTGATGCTAGACACCAAGTATAATGCTCACTTGGGTGATTTTGGGCTAGCAAGATTACTCCAAAATGAGAACTTTGTTACAACAATGGTGGCTGGCACTCCAGGATACCTAGCACCGGAAGTTAGCTATACAGGGAGAGCTACCCCGGAGTCTGATGTCTATAGTTTTGGAATGGTTGTATTAGAAGTGGTATGTGGACGAAGATCAAAAGGGATTATGGATGAAAATAGCTTAGTCGATAAA TGTGTACCTAATAAAgtgggaatgactgtggtccctaatgagaaaaatgatCTTGTTTCAATGAGTCCGGTGACTGGATGA